The following coding sequences lie in one Lolium perenne isolate Kyuss_39 chromosome 2, Kyuss_2.0, whole genome shotgun sequence genomic window:
- the LOC127330222 gene encoding putative F-box protein At1g67623, which yields MVMTKSAVAEKKSRSALAVALPRELVVDIVGIVAASSSQPMADLCNLRSTCKDMYGASKERHVGRRLALEKEKMMKWRDNMAYHAMLKHLADVGNPEACFIVGLTLVFARHDTQQGRVCLNQAAAGGHKTAAYVLGLLLYTLKDQRQRDLAKRYIGLLEGDAGCTKVTAEKTNLEYRKYRQLAANAVREVAWKKGMTDSRRSGLASVLLEDDGDRCTSARCGLPQGGWADYDIFCSDDCRIRRERLEFFGMVLRYLP from the exons ATGGTGATGACCAAGAGCGCGGTGGCGGAGAAGAAGAGCAGGTCGGCGCTCGCCGTCGCGCTCCCTCGTGAGCTCGTCGTCGACATTGTCGGGATCGTCGCGGCGAGTTCCTCGCAGCCCATGGCTGACCTCTGCAACCTACGATCCAC CTGCAAGGACATGTACGGCGCATCCAAGGAACGCCACGTCGGCAGACGCTTGGCGCTGGAGAAGGAGAAGATGATGAAGTGGCGGGACAACATGGCCTACCACGCCATGCTGAAGCACCTGGCCGACGTCGGCAACCCGGAGGCCTGCTTCATCGTCGGCCTCACGCTCGTCTTCGCCCGACACGACACGCAGCAGGGCCGCGTGTGCCTCAAccaggcggcggccggcggccacAAGACGGCGGCCTACGTGCTCGGCCTGCTCCTCTACACGCTCAAGGACCAGCGACAGCGAGACCTCGCGAAGCGGTACATCGGCCTGCTCGAGGGCGACGCGGGGTGCACCAAGGTCACCGCGGAGAAGACGAATCTGGAGTACAGGAAGTATCGACAGCTCGCCGCGAACGCTGTCCGAGAGGTGGCATGGAAGAAggggatgacggacagcaggaggTCGGGCCTCGCGTCGGTGCTGCTAGAGGATGACGGAGACCGGTGCACGAGCGCCCGCTGCGGCCTGCCACAAGGCGGCTGGGCGGACTACGACATCTTCTGCAGCGATGATTGCAGAATTAGGCGTGAGCGTCTTGAATTCTTTGGAATGGTGTTAAGATATCTACCTTAA